A genomic window from Archaeoglobus profundus DSM 5631 includes:
- a CDS encoding aldehyde ferredoxin oxidoreductase family protein, producing MRILKINLSEYSYEIEERDDFEEWIGGTALAVKLLKEEIDPKADPLSEDNIIVFAIGPFTPAYPLASKTVAMFKSPLTGNLGESHAGGRTAMAIANAGYRAIVIKGRSHKPIYVVVDNDKVYFRDARVIWGIADSLVVGRIIAERERGRGMRTVMRIGGAGVKLVRYACVTTETYRHFGRLGLGAVFGSKNLRALVVIGRGAFKVKDMKMYKEVYKEIFDLALKSDAMKKYHLIGTPVNVKPLNEIRALPTRNLTATKFEKADEISGEAFAEYNLGRRIACAHCPIACVHIATLRLPYENEPYFYRTIMISYDYELIYSLGSMLGVGSREGVLRLIHKVESLGLDAMSTGVCLAWATEALQKGLISENETLVKLEFGNVENYLQAIEYLYQQPNDFYRVLAEGVERASDVYGGKEFALAFGGNEMPGYHAGYATHIGYLIGLRHSHLDNAGYALDQKSHEYPSPEELVDKLVMEECWRQVLSSLVVCFFARGVYKPEIVSKAFKPLGYEISEDELEKYGEDTYREKLKIKVEMGFKKPRIPERIFETECTHGKLERDYIEKALDYWWKKYVS from the coding sequence GACAACATAATAGTTTTCGCTATAGGCCCATTTACTCCAGCCTATCCCTTAGCTTCAAAGACTGTTGCCATGTTCAAGAGTCCTCTCACCGGCAATTTAGGAGAGAGTCACGCTGGTGGCAGAACTGCTATGGCAATTGCAAACGCTGGATACAGGGCTATAGTGATAAAAGGAAGGAGTCACAAACCGATCTATGTTGTTGTGGATAATGACAAGGTTTACTTCAGGGATGCGAGGGTAATATGGGGTATAGCCGATTCACTCGTTGTGGGAAGGATAATTGCAGAGAGAGAAAGAGGAAGGGGAATGAGGACTGTGATGAGAATAGGAGGAGCTGGAGTAAAGCTTGTCAGATATGCATGCGTAACAACCGAAACTTACAGACACTTCGGAAGGTTGGGATTGGGAGCAGTTTTCGGTAGCAAGAATCTGAGAGCCTTGGTTGTAATAGGAAGGGGAGCTTTCAAGGTTAAGGACATGAAAATGTACAAGGAGGTTTACAAGGAGATATTCGATTTGGCTTTGAAGTCTGATGCGATGAAGAAGTACCACCTTATAGGAACTCCAGTCAACGTAAAGCCCCTGAACGAAATAAGAGCTTTACCGACGAGAAATCTGACAGCAACAAAGTTTGAAAAGGCTGATGAGATAAGCGGTGAAGCTTTTGCAGAGTACAACTTGGGAAGACGTATAGCATGCGCTCACTGCCCAATTGCATGCGTTCACATAGCAACTTTAAGATTGCCATACGAGAACGAGCCCTACTTCTACCGAACTATAATGATCTCCTACGACTATGAACTAATCTACTCCTTGGGTTCTATGCTGGGAGTGGGGAGTAGAGAGGGAGTGCTTAGGCTAATTCACAAGGTTGAGAGCTTAGGCTTGGATGCTATGAGTACAGGAGTCTGCTTAGCTTGGGCTACAGAAGCTTTGCAGAAAGGATTAATCAGTGAAAATGAAACACTCGTAAAGCTTGAGTTTGGCAACGTTGAGAACTACTTACAGGCTATAGAATACCTCTATCAGCAACCTAATGACTTCTATAGAGTTTTGGCTGAAGGAGTTGAAAGAGCTTCAGATGTTTATGGTGGAAAAGAATTCGCTTTAGCTTTTGGAGGAAACGAGATGCCCGGTTACCATGCAGGTTACGCTACTCACATAGGATATCTGATAGGATTGAGACACTCCCACTTGGACAATGCAGGCTATGCATTAGATCAGAAAAGTCATGAGTATCCATCTCCAGAGGAACTCGTTGATAAACTTGTTATGGAGGAGTGCTGGAGACAGGTTTTGTCGAGCTTGGTCGTATGCTTCTTTGCAAGGGGAGTTTACAAGCCAGAGATAGTCAGCAAGGCTTTCAAGCCTTTAGGTTACGAGATAAGTGAGGACGAGCTTGAAAAGTACGGTGAAGATACTTACAGGGAAAAGCTAAAGATAAAGGTTGAAATGGGATTCAAGAAGCCAAGAATTCCTGAGAGAATATTTGAAACGGAATGTACTCATGGGAAGCTTGAAAGAGATTACATTGAGAAGGCCTTGGATTACTGGTGGAAGAAGTACGTATCTTAA
- a CDS encoding DUF7343 domain-containing protein produces MDAEKRILEFLKRKGSALQSEIVNELGLAKSTVSEILRKLESEGLIVRERVAGKSYRVWYFESSPKPCKILRVGILRASEYPHVILGLKKLGVRYHIKVFDSALELTKEIASGRIDVGFSPFITQTVFALLLKSMRIHAVVALNGSGIAYKGDLRDCKVFATSEFSAMESNLKLVLETLGYDIHNLTFRYFDSIDVALNSFKSCEFDAIAVWEPYLQNFERVLHFKDVVGDYPCCSMASNVEFFRERRKELVELKNCIKDSIDEVGEDVAKDIAKLIRFDWKIVYRSFDSYKFVCDLSAKYFRFLERYGLKLTQENVRSIADHL; encoded by the coding sequence GTGGATGCTGAGAAAAGAATACTCGAGTTTTTGAAGAGGAAAGGTAGCGCTCTTCAGAGCGAAATAGTAAATGAATTGGGTTTGGCCAAATCTACAGTGAGCGAGATTTTGAGAAAGCTCGAAAGTGAGGGATTGATAGTTCGCGAGAGAGTAGCTGGAAAATCGTATAGGGTTTGGTATTTCGAAAGCTCCCCCAAGCCATGCAAGATTTTGAGGGTCGGTATTTTAAGAGCTTCTGAGTATCCTCACGTTATACTCGGACTTAAGAAGTTAGGTGTAAGATACCATATTAAGGTCTTTGATTCGGCTTTGGAACTCACAAAGGAGATTGCAAGCGGTAGAATAGATGTTGGATTCTCACCCTTCATAACTCAAACCGTTTTCGCATTGCTACTGAAATCAATGAGAATTCACGCTGTTGTAGCTTTGAACGGTAGTGGTATAGCTTACAAAGGAGATTTAAGAGATTGCAAGGTTTTTGCAACATCGGAATTTTCAGCCATGGAATCAAATCTAAAGCTGGTTTTGGAAACTCTAGGCTACGATATACACAACCTAACCTTCAGATATTTCGATTCGATAGATGTTGCCTTAAATTCTTTCAAATCATGCGAGTTTGATGCAATAGCTGTTTGGGAGCCTTATCTCCAAAATTTTGAGAGGGTTTTGCATTTTAAAGATGTTGTAGGGGATTATCCGTGCTGTTCGATGGCCTCCAATGTCGAGTTTTTCAGAGAGAGAAGGAAAGAACTTGTTGAACTCAAGAATTGCATAAAGGATTCGATAGACGAAGTTGGAGAAGATGTTGCCAAGGATATTGCTAAACTCATAAGATTTGACTGGAAGATAGTTTACAGATCGTTCGACAGCTACAAATTCGTTTGCGATTTAAGTGCGAAGTATTTCAGGTTCCTTGAGAGGTATGGGTTAAAGTTAACTCAAGAAAATGTGAGGAGCATAGCAGATCATCTTTAA
- a CDS encoding sodium:solute symporter family protein gives MMLLAVIIYMIIGTLISLYARRGITTQEDYFLANRRLGGIISALTYASTTYSAFMMVGLVGLAYATGVGSAGFELMYLVGTLFLLSYYSPKFWKLGREKGYVSPCEVFEDRYGKSVATLSAILALIALIPYTSIQIIGSAYLLQIDYTVATLIVAFVIAFWAFLGGMRSVAITDAIQGIFMISVAIIAVIWTAKNIAVGIPESASFPNEFWTPLRFASLTVPWFFFALTNPQVSQRMFVPKDEKALKNMVILFGAFGLIYTVLVTILGLFLRMGTEIGTFPYVSYRDKVTPTLLTMMPEPLAIAVALSIIMASVTTANSIVLTLSSMILRDVVGEREKVALGRMFVVALTLALIIFAIQKPGYIVELAVLSSTILLCQLPLILGVFHFKIGGKMTGLATLIAGFTTAIVLSLMKVSWTSIAVFVVSFAVFFLIGAIEKAKSS, from the coding sequence ATGATGCTCTTGGCCGTAATTATTTATATGATTATTGGAACACTCATATCCCTCTATGCGAGAAGGGGAATTACAACTCAGGAAGATTATTTCTTGGCAAACAGAAGACTTGGAGGCATTATCTCCGCTTTAACGTATGCATCGACAACTTACTCAGCTTTCATGATGGTTGGACTTGTTGGATTGGCATATGCAACGGGAGTAGGTTCTGCCGGGTTTGAGTTGATGTATCTCGTTGGAACGTTGTTCCTCCTCAGCTACTACTCACCAAAGTTCTGGAAGTTGGGTAGAGAGAAGGGCTACGTCTCACCTTGTGAGGTATTTGAAGATAGGTACGGTAAATCCGTAGCTACGCTTTCAGCAATCTTAGCACTAATAGCTCTGATTCCTTACACTTCAATCCAGATAATTGGTTCAGCCTACCTACTTCAGATAGACTACACAGTCGCAACTTTAATCGTAGCTTTCGTCATAGCCTTCTGGGCCTTTTTGGGTGGAATGAGAAGCGTTGCAATAACAGATGCAATTCAGGGAATCTTTATGATATCCGTGGCAATCATCGCTGTAATCTGGACTGCCAAGAATATTGCTGTAGGAATTCCCGAATCCGCTTCATTTCCAAACGAATTCTGGACTCCTCTTAGGTTTGCAAGTTTAACCGTTCCCTGGTTCTTCTTTGCACTGACAAATCCGCAGGTTTCGCAAAGGATGTTCGTTCCCAAGGATGAGAAAGCTTTGAAGAACATGGTAATTCTTTTCGGAGCATTCGGACTTATATACACCGTTCTCGTTACGATCTTGGGTCTTTTCTTGAGAATGGGAACAGAGATCGGAACTTTTCCATATGTGAGTTACAGAGACAAGGTTACACCGACTCTGCTGACTATGATGCCTGAACCCCTCGCTATAGCTGTTGCTCTGAGCATAATAATGGCATCTGTCACAACTGCCAACTCCATCGTTCTGACACTTTCATCCATGATCCTGAGAGATGTAGTTGGCGAAAGGGAAAAAGTCGCTCTTGGTAGAATGTTTGTTGTAGCCTTAACCCTTGCTTTGATAATCTTTGCGATTCAAAAGCCCGGATACATAGTTGAACTGGCTGTGCTATCTTCAACTATACTTCTCTGCCAGTTACCGCTGATACTCGGTGTTTTCCACTTCAAGATCGGTGGCAAGATGACGGGCTTAGCGACGCTGATAGCTGGATTCACAACAGCTATTGTCCTCTCTCTGATGAAAGTTTCTTGGACGTCCATAGCTGTTTTCGTTGTTTCATTTGCCGTGTTTTTCCTGATAGGAGCGATCGAAAAGGCTAAGTCCTCTTGA
- a CDS encoding TIGR00296 family protein yields the protein MRRLTLEEGTKAVKLARKAIEVYLSEGRVIEDRLSGVFEEKRGVFTTLTKHGELRGCIGFPYPVKRLDEAIIESAIAAATEDPRFPPVSLEEMDEITVEVTILTPPEKLRVKPTELPKYIEIGRHGLMVKYGFYSGLLLPQVAVEYNMDAEEFLSQTCLKAGLPPDCWFYAEVYRFEGQIFKEAVPRGDVVEVKLGGAKNCHR from the coding sequence ATGCGAAGACTCACACTTGAAGAAGGAACTAAAGCTGTCAAGCTTGCAAGAAAAGCTATTGAAGTTTATCTTTCAGAGGGGAGGGTTATTGAGGATAGACTTTCTGGGGTTTTTGAGGAGAAAAGAGGTGTTTTCACAACTCTGACCAAGCACGGAGAATTAAGAGGATGTATAGGATTTCCCTACCCAGTTAAGAGGCTTGATGAAGCCATAATAGAGTCTGCAATCGCTGCAGCAACCGAAGATCCACGATTTCCGCCTGTAAGCTTGGAGGAAATGGATGAAATAACGGTTGAAGTTACAATCTTGACACCACCCGAAAAGCTAAGAGTTAAACCAACCGAACTTCCAAAGTACATCGAGATAGGTAGACACGGCTTAATGGTCAAATACGGCTTTTATTCGGGATTACTTCTACCACAGGTTGCTGTTGAGTACAACATGGACGCTGAGGAGTTTTTATCGCAAACCTGCTTGAAAGCCGGGTTGCCACCAGACTGCTGGTTCTACGCAGAAGTTTACCGATTTGAAGGGCAGATATTTAAGGAGGCTGTACCTAGAGGTGATGTCGTTGAAGTTAAGCTAGGGGGCGCCAAAAATTGTCACAGGTGA
- a CDS encoding ABC transporter ATP-binding protein, whose translation MLKVVGLKKYFPVQKSAIEILLSRRIDYIRAVDGIDFEIEKGEVLSLVGESGCGKTTTGRILVGLEKPTEGKIIFKGKDLTQLNKEEFRRMRRYIQMIFQDPYASLNPRMKIGEHLVDPLLIHGIADREEAEEIAMKMLDKVGLPADQFFDRFPYQLSGGQRQRVAIARAMILKPEFVVADEPVSMIDVSLRASILELLMSFKREYDLGMLFITHDLSVAKIVGNRIAVMYLGKIVEIGDTKDVIYRPKHPYTAALISSVPSFVAKRKRIEIFGDVANPIDIPKGCRFHPRCPFAREKCRVEEPKLEGDGHKFACHYPLDIKF comes from the coding sequence ATGCTGAAGGTAGTTGGACTTAAGAAGTACTTTCCAGTTCAGAAATCCGCTATAGAGATACTGCTTTCAAGGAGAATAGATTACATCAGGGCTGTTGATGGCATAGATTTTGAGATTGAGAAAGGTGAAGTTCTATCGCTTGTAGGCGAGAGTGGATGTGGAAAAACTACAACGGGTAGAATCCTCGTAGGATTGGAGAAACCTACTGAAGGTAAGATAATTTTTAAGGGTAAGGATCTGACGCAACTTAATAAGGAGGAATTTAGAAGAATGAGAAGATACATTCAGATGATATTTCAAGATCCCTATGCTTCTCTAAACCCGAGGATGAAGATAGGAGAGCATCTAGTTGATCCTCTCCTTATTCACGGTATTGCAGATAGAGAAGAAGCTGAAGAGATCGCCATGAAAATGCTCGATAAGGTCGGATTGCCAGCTGATCAGTTCTTCGACAGATTCCCCTATCAGCTCTCTGGAGGACAGAGGCAGAGAGTTGCGATTGCCAGAGCAATGATACTGAAACCGGAGTTCGTCGTTGCGGATGAACCTGTTTCGATGATAGACGTCAGCTTGAGAGCCTCGATTCTGGAGCTTTTAATGTCTTTCAAAAGAGAGTACGATCTCGGCATGCTTTTCATAACTCACGATTTATCGGTTGCAAAGATCGTTGGCAATAGAATTGCCGTAATGTACCTTGGCAAAATAGTTGAGATCGGTGATACTAAAGACGTCATATATCGTCCAAAGCACCCTTACACGGCTGCTTTAATCTCCTCGGTACCGAGCTTTGTTGCTAAGAGAAAGAGGATTGAAATATTCGGCGATGTTGCAAATCCCATAGATATCCCCAAGGGATGCAGATTTCATCCTAGGTGTCCATTTGCTAGGGAGAAGTGTAGAGTAGAGGAGCCAAAACTCGAAGGAGACGGACACAAATTCGCCTGCCACTACCCACTTGACATAAAGTTCTAA
- a CDS encoding ABC transporter ATP-binding protein, giving the protein MLLRIENLKTYFESKRGVVKAVDGVSFNVNRGEFVSVVGESGCGKSTLAYSIIKLINPPGKIVGGRIIFDGRDLLRFSEKEMRKIRGKEIGMVFQDPMTSLDPLEKIGDQMAETIMEHTKVSKKEALEIAGRMLEKVGLPANRINYYPHQLSGGQRQRVMIAMAISLNPKLLIADEPTTALDVIVQEKIMDILESMKKEGRAIILITHDFALASERSDKIAVMYAGWLVEFGRARDLVEDPLHPYSKALIDSVPDLWIDKKIKPIPGFPPDLANPPEGCRFRPRCPLADEKCKREPPVVDLEGRIVKCWHCEV; this is encoded by the coding sequence ATGCTACTGAGAATTGAGAATTTGAAGACATACTTTGAATCAAAGAGAGGAGTCGTAAAGGCAGTTGACGGTGTATCTTTCAACGTGAATAGAGGTGAGTTTGTTTCGGTCGTTGGTGAAAGTGGATGTGGTAAATCCACACTTGCTTATTCCATAATCAAGCTGATAAATCCTCCAGGAAAGATAGTTGGAGGAAGGATAATTTTTGACGGAAGAGATCTCTTAAGATTTAGCGAGAAGGAGATGAGGAAAATCAGGGGGAAGGAAATAGGAATGGTTTTTCAGGATCCAATGACCAGTTTAGATCCACTTGAGAAGATAGGAGATCAGATGGCAGAGACTATAATGGAGCATACGAAAGTATCCAAAAAGGAGGCACTCGAAATTGCTGGAAGAATGCTCGAAAAGGTAGGTCTACCCGCCAACAGGATAAACTACTATCCTCATCAGCTTTCTGGAGGACAAAGACAGAGGGTAATGATCGCAATGGCTATTAGCTTGAATCCGAAACTACTGATTGCCGATGAACCAACGACTGCCCTTGATGTAATAGTTCAAGAGAAGATAATGGACATACTCGAATCGATGAAGAAGGAAGGAAGGGCGATAATCCTTATAACGCACGACTTTGCTCTCGCTTCTGAAAGAAGCGATAAAATAGCTGTGATGTATGCGGGATGGCTTGTAGAGTTTGGTAGGGCTAGGGATCTTGTAGAAGATCCCCTACATCCATATTCTAAGGCATTAATCGATTCCGTACCAGATCTCTGGATAGACAAGAAGATTAAACCCATACCCGGATTTCCTCCAGATTTGGCAAATCCTCCTGAAGGTTGCAGATTCAGACCAAGGTGCCCGTTAGCGGATGAAAAGTGCAAAAGAGAACCACCAGTGGTTGATTTGGAAGGTAGAATTGTAAAATGCTGGCATTGCGAGGTGTGA
- a CDS encoding ABC transporter permease encodes MEVRNLATTIFGVIPKTEGRYMVLAGMAIVATVVIMAVFAPFIAPYDPIKSSGDILQPPSLKHIMGTDNLGRDIFSRIVFGSRVVLSVVLSASLASMIVGVPLGLISGYFGGKLDRVLSMLMDSMYAFPGLILAIAIAAVLGPSVVNAIVAISVVYIPTYFRMIRGQTLSIKAQLFVEAAKAIGATDFKIMRKYILPNLIPTLVVVFSLSVADAILTEAGLSFLGFIVSAPTPDWGFELASGRPYLPAGYWWMITFPGLMVMLLSLGFALIGEGLSEIYAPRRER; translated from the coding sequence ATGGAGGTAAGGAACCTTGCAACTACGATATTCGGTGTGATCCCCAAAACTGAAGGAAGGTACATGGTTCTAGCTGGTATGGCAATAGTAGCAACGGTTGTAATAATGGCCGTATTTGCACCGTTCATAGCACCTTACGATCCGATAAAATCGAGCGGTGATATCTTACAGCCTCCAAGCTTGAAGCACATAATGGGAACTGACAACTTGGGCAGAGATATATTCTCGAGAATCGTCTTCGGCTCGAGGGTAGTTTTGTCTGTAGTTCTTTCAGCCTCTCTTGCCTCGATGATCGTTGGAGTACCGCTCGGGTTGATTTCAGGGTACTTTGGAGGAAAGCTCGACAGAGTTCTATCGATGTTGATGGACAGCATGTACGCATTCCCCGGGTTGATACTGGCCATAGCTATTGCAGCTGTTCTTGGACCTAGCGTAGTTAACGCCATTGTAGCGATTTCTGTCGTATACATACCGACATACTTCAGAATGATAAGAGGACAAACGCTAAGCATTAAGGCACAGCTGTTTGTTGAAGCTGCGAAGGCTATAGGAGCAACGGATTTCAAGATAATGAGAAAATACATACTTCCAAACTTGATTCCTACACTCGTAGTTGTTTTCTCCCTCAGCGTAGCTGATGCTATACTAACAGAAGCTGGTCTGAGCTTTCTGGGGTTCATAGTAAGCGCTCCAACACCGGACTGGGGATTCGAACTTGCATCTGGAAGGCCATATCTTCCAGCAGGGTACTGGTGGATGATAACATTTCCAGGACTAATGGTAATGCTACTCTCGCTTGGATTTGCTTTGATAGGTGAAGGTTTAAGCGAAATCTATGCACCAAGGAGGGAGAGATAA
- a CDS encoding ABC transporter permease, with translation MASLKAYIITRALLVIPTVLILLTIVFFILRIIPGDPITAMVGQKVPPEVLEKLKHEAGLDKPIYIQYIEYLKGVLTGDLGRSMIWGKRPVIEEIMDHFPATLELTIFGFIISVLLGVLTGAIAAFKRGSKIDASMRIYSIVAYTLFIPWFGMLLQMFFGVYLKLLPIGGRITPGNAPETITGLYVIDSILTLNFNALVDALSHLVLPSLTLGIVLSGAYTRILRNNLIDVLSQDFITAYRARGVSEWKVIKHAMKNAFIPVVTLMGLQFAILLAGAVLTETTFSWPGMGTFLIERIEYRDYTSVQGAIVFYAVFVALISLIVDIVYALLDPRIRY, from the coding sequence ATGGCTTCGCTGAAGGCTTACATAATCACGAGAGCTCTACTCGTAATCCCTACTGTGCTAATATTACTCACGATAGTCTTCTTTATACTCCGTATTATACCCGGAGATCCCATAACGGCGATGGTTGGGCAAAAGGTTCCGCCAGAAGTGCTCGAGAAGCTGAAACACGAGGCTGGACTGGATAAACCAATCTATATCCAGTACATCGAATACCTCAAGGGCGTACTGACAGGCGACTTGGGGAGATCTATGATATGGGGCAAAAGACCGGTTATAGAGGAGATAATGGATCACTTTCCTGCAACTCTCGAACTTACGATATTCGGTTTTATCATAAGCGTCCTTCTCGGTGTTTTAACGGGTGCGATTGCAGCTTTCAAAAGAGGAAGCAAGATAGATGCCTCAATGAGGATATACAGCATAGTTGCTTACACACTCTTCATACCGTGGTTTGGTATGCTTCTCCAGATGTTTTTCGGAGTATATCTCAAGCTTTTACCCATAGGTGGAAGGATAACGCCCGGAAACGCCCCCGAAACCATAACAGGACTTTACGTCATAGACAGCATTCTCACTCTCAACTTCAACGCTCTCGTTGATGCCCTATCTCACCTCGTACTGCCATCTCTAACGTTGGGAATAGTTCTCTCAGGAGCTTACACGAGAATACTGAGGAACAATTTGATAGATGTCTTGAGTCAGGATTTCATAACTGCATACAGAGCGAGAGGTGTGAGCGAGTGGAAGGTAATAAAGCATGCGATGAAGAACGCTTTCATACCCGTAGTAACTCTGATGGGTCTCCAGTTTGCAATACTTCTGGCTGGAGCAGTCCTGACTGAAACTACTTTCTCGTGGCCGGGTATGGGTACATTCCTGATAGAGAGGATAGAGTACAGAGACTACACATCCGTACAAGGAGCCATAGTCTTCTATGCTGTGTTTGTAGCTCTAATCAGCCTCATTGTGGATATAGTGTATGCACTGCTCGATCCAAGAATAAGGTATTGA
- a CDS encoding ABC transporter substrate-binding protein, with the protein MRVKSILALALIVVVAVALLGCAQQKPEVTPTTTKPTETKPAETEELVIGVTDKITELDPANAYDFYTWEVMYNIMGGLMRYKPGTTELEPYLAESYEVKENGTVYIFHLRKDLKFADGTPCTAHDVVRSIKRVMKISGDPSWLVNDFVKDVEALDDYTVKFTLKKPASYFLALVATPPYFPVHPNYNPDEIDPDQTAGGVGPYKIVKWVRDQELILEENPYFFGEKPKTKRVIIRFYKDATTLRLALERGEIDIAWRTLTPVDIKTLKQNPDLKVIEAPGGFIRYLVLNANETKDYPTKNKLVRQAIACAIDRNDIVNRVYMGTMEPLYSLIPNGMWSHIDIFKELYGDGNIEKARELLKQAGYSEENKVKIELWWTPTHYGDTEKDLAQVLKEQLEKTGMMEVELKSAEWSTYVDYARKGLMMASLFGWYPDYIDPDDYTTPFLKSDANNWLGYPYSNPEVDELLEKAQVTQSKEEREQLYKKVQEILGEDAPIIPLVQGKLTIVTKKNVEGIVLDPTMILKYYTIYKT; encoded by the coding sequence ATGAGAGTTAAAAGCATTCTAGCGCTGGCTTTGATAGTTGTTGTTGCTGTAGCACTACTTGGATGCGCACAGCAGAAGCCAGAAGTAACACCCACAACCACAAAACCTACAGAAACCAAGCCAGCAGAAACTGAAGAGCTCGTAATTGGTGTGACTGACAAGATAACGGAGCTAGATCCAGCAAACGCCTATGACTTCTACACATGGGAGGTAATGTACAACATCATGGGAGGTCTGATGAGATACAAGCCAGGAACAACGGAACTCGAACCTTATCTGGCGGAGAGTTATGAGGTCAAGGAAAACGGAACTGTATACATCTTCCACCTACGTAAGGACTTGAAGTTTGCCGACGGAACACCTTGCACGGCACACGACGTCGTGAGGAGTATAAAGAGAGTTATGAAGATATCTGGAGATCCATCGTGGCTCGTAAACGACTTTGTTAAGGACGTTGAAGCCTTGGACGACTATACTGTAAAGTTTACATTGAAGAAGCCCGCTTCATACTTCTTAGCGTTGGTAGCAACACCACCGTACTTCCCAGTTCATCCAAACTACAATCCAGATGAAATAGACCCAGATCAGACTGCTGGTGGTGTAGGGCCGTACAAGATAGTCAAGTGGGTCAGAGATCAGGAGCTAATACTTGAGGAGAATCCGTACTTCTTCGGAGAGAAGCCAAAGACAAAGAGAGTTATTATAAGATTCTACAAGGATGCTACGACACTTAGACTCGCACTTGAAAGAGGTGAAATAGACATTGCTTGGAGAACTCTCACTCCAGTCGACATAAAGACTCTGAAGCAGAACCCAGATCTTAAGGTAATAGAGGCTCCCGGTGGATTCATAAGGTATCTCGTGCTCAATGCGAACGAAACAAAGGATTATCCGACCAAGAACAAGCTGGTAAGACAGGCTATCGCCTGCGCAATCGACAGGAACGATATAGTGAACAGGGTGTACATGGGAACGATGGAGCCACTGTATTCTCTCATACCCAACGGGATGTGGAGTCACATAGACATCTTCAAGGAGTTGTACGGTGACGGAAATATCGAGAAGGCAAGAGAGTTGCTCAAGCAGGCTGGTTACAGTGAGGAAAATAAGGTGAAGATTGAGCTCTGGTGGACACCCACCCACTACGGAGATACCGAAAAGGATCTCGCACAAGTTCTGAAGGAACAGCTTGAAAAGACGGGAATGATGGAGGTAGAACTCAAGAGTGCGGAGTGGTCAACCTACGTAGACTATGCAAGAAAGGGACTGATGATGGCGTCCCTCTTCGGCTGGTATCCAGATTACATCGATCCTGACGACTACACAACGCCATTCCTAAAGAGCGATGCAAACAACTGGCTCGGATACCCGTACAGCAATCCAGAAGTTGACGAACTGCTTGAGAAGGCACAGGTAACGCAGAGTAAGGAAGAGAGAGAACAGTTGTACAAGAAGGTACAGGAGATACTTGGAGAAGATGCCCCAATAATACCGCTTGTTCAGGGTAAGCTAACGATAGTCACAAAGAAGAACGTTGAAGGAATAGTGCTTGATCCTACAATGATACTCAAATACTACACAATCTACAAGACATGA